The following proteins come from a genomic window of Mycolicibacterium rufum:
- the ppk2 gene encoding polyphosphate kinase 2: MAHSEKKPADDAGAVKVKLPNKIYKAELFRLQTELVKLQEWARDTGARVVIVFEGRDAAGKGGTIKRITEYLSPRVARIAALPAPSDRERGLWYFQRYIAHLPARGEIVLFDRSWYNRAGVEKVMGFCTPAEHILFLRQTPIFEQMLIDDGIILRKYWFSVSDEEQLRRFRSRLHDPVRQWKLSPMDLESVYRWEDYSRAKDEMMVHTDTPQSPWFVVESDSKKHARLNMIAHLLSTIDYHDVDLPQVELPSRPIVSSDYRRPARELTTYVDDHVATLLGDAD, encoded by the coding sequence ATGGCGCACAGCGAGAAGAAGCCGGCTGACGACGCGGGCGCTGTCAAGGTCAAGCTGCCCAACAAGATCTACAAGGCCGAATTGTTCCGGCTCCAAACGGAACTGGTGAAGCTGCAGGAGTGGGCCCGGGACACCGGCGCGCGTGTGGTCATCGTCTTCGAAGGCCGCGACGCCGCCGGTAAGGGCGGCACCATCAAGAGGATCACCGAATACCTCAGTCCCCGGGTCGCCCGCATCGCGGCGCTTCCCGCGCCGTCGGATCGTGAACGGGGACTGTGGTATTTCCAGCGCTACATCGCCCACCTGCCGGCGCGCGGGGAGATCGTCCTGTTCGACCGCTCCTGGTACAACCGCGCCGGGGTGGAGAAGGTGATGGGGTTCTGCACCCCGGCCGAGCACATCCTGTTCCTGCGCCAGACACCGATCTTCGAGCAGATGCTCATCGACGACGGCATCATCCTGCGCAAGTACTGGTTCTCGGTGTCCGACGAGGAACAGTTGCGCCGCTTCCGATCCCGGCTGCACGACCCGGTGCGGCAGTGGAAGCTCTCGCCGATGGACCTCGAGTCGGTGTACCGCTGGGAGGACTACTCCCGGGCCAAGGACGAGATGATGGTGCACACCGACACCCCGCAGAGCCCGTGGTTCGTGGTCGAGTCGGATTCCAAGAAGCACGCCCGGCTGAACATGATCGCCCACCTGCTCTCGACGATCGACTACCACGACGTGGACCTGCCCCAGGTGGAGTTGCCGTCGAGGCCGATCGTCAGCAGCGACTACCGGCGCCCGGCGCGCGAGTTGACCACCTACGTCGACGACCACGTCGCCACGTTGCTGGGCGACGCCGACTGA
- a CDS encoding DUF6912 family protein produces the protein MLQKLVADGSLRPVNGTAFAVTPTLRESYAEGDEDELADVALRDAALASLRLLGNEGETGLPSRRAVLEADVDGDVTLRPDLDDAVVRVAGEVPIGRVIAAYVDNAAAEAAVSAAVEAVDEADLGDEDAELTVGDAQDHDLAWYAPQELPFLLELL, from the coding sequence ATGCTGCAGAAATTGGTGGCCGACGGATCGCTGCGTCCCGTCAACGGCACCGCGTTCGCGGTGACGCCCACCCTGCGGGAGTCCTACGCCGAGGGCGACGAGGACGAACTGGCCGACGTCGCGCTGCGCGACGCGGCGCTGGCGTCGCTGCGTCTGCTCGGGAACGAAGGCGAGACGGGGTTGCCGAGCCGGCGGGCGGTGCTCGAAGCCGACGTCGACGGCGATGTGACGCTGCGTCCCGACCTCGACGACGCCGTGGTGCGGGTCGCGGGCGAGGTCCCGATCGGCCGGGTGATCGCGGCCTACGTCGACAACGCCGCCGCGGAAGCGGCGGTGTCCGCCGCGGTGGAGGCCGTCGACGAGGCGGATCTGGGGGATGAGGACGCCGAGCTGACCGTGGGCGACGCCCAGGACCACGACCTGGCCTGGTACGCGCCGCAGGAGCTGCCGTTTCTCCTCGAACTGCTCTGA
- a CDS encoding aldo/keto reductase, translated as MTHVPTITLNDGATIPQLGFGVYQIPPEDTADAVSTALNIGYRHIDTAEMYQNEKGVGEGIRNSGVDRGEVFITSKLNNGFHKPDDARRAFDKTLSELGFDHVDLFLIHWPLPTLYDGDYVSTWKTLEEFAKDGRARSIGVSNFQIEHLQRLADETGTVPAVNQIEVHPYFTNEEVRAYGSEHGIATEAWSPIAQGKVLDDPVITRIAEALGKSPAQVVLRWHIQRGDIVFPKSVTEQRIKDNFALFDFELGDDDLSAISSLDKGEDGRTGPNPDTFDYVP; from the coding sequence GTGACACACGTACCCACGATCACATTGAACGACGGCGCGACCATCCCCCAGCTGGGATTCGGCGTCTATCAGATTCCGCCCGAGGACACCGCCGACGCGGTCAGCACGGCCTTGAACATCGGTTACCGCCACATCGACACCGCGGAGATGTACCAGAACGAGAAGGGCGTCGGCGAAGGCATCCGCAATTCCGGCGTCGACCGCGGCGAGGTGTTCATCACCAGCAAGCTCAACAACGGGTTCCACAAGCCCGACGACGCGCGGCGTGCGTTCGACAAGACGCTGTCCGAGCTCGGCTTCGATCATGTCGACCTGTTCCTGATCCACTGGCCGCTGCCCACGCTCTACGACGGCGATTACGTCTCGACGTGGAAGACGTTGGAGGAGTTCGCCAAAGACGGCCGGGCCCGCAGCATCGGCGTCTCTAATTTCCAGATCGAGCACCTGCAGCGGCTCGCCGACGAGACAGGCACCGTGCCCGCGGTGAACCAGATCGAGGTGCACCCCTACTTCACCAACGAAGAGGTGCGCGCCTACGGCAGCGAGCACGGCATCGCCACCGAGGCGTGGTCGCCGATCGCGCAGGGCAAGGTGCTCGACGATCCGGTGATCACCCGCATCGCCGAGGCGCTCGGCAAGTCACCGGCGCAGGTCGTGCTGCGCTGGCACATCCAGCGCGGTGACATCGTGTTCCCGAAATCGGTGACCGAGCAACGGATCAAGGACAACTTCGCGCTGTTCGACTTCGAGCTCGGCGACGACGACCTCTCGGCGATCTCGAGTCTGGACAAGGGCGAGGACGGCCGCACCGGGCCGAACCCGGACACCTTCGACTACGTGCCGTAG
- a CDS encoding BCCT family transporter, which yields MSTSEDELTAAIADGHANATSPIPHPVLDVPVEEARITRSRGIDWAVFGVTAVVAIAFLVWGFLSTDTLADASSAALTWVMNNTGWLFVLTSTGFVVFVLYLALGRYGTIPLGRDDEEPEFNGISWVAMMFSAGMGIGLMFFGVAEPLTHFTTPPPGTGAEGNPEAVQNALATTLFHWTLHPWAIYAVVGLAIAYGVYRKGRLQLISSAFEPLLGSRANGSWGKVIDMLAIFATLFGSAASLGLGALQIRSGLQIVAGIGETGNAILIIIITVLTVCFVLSAVSGVARGIQWLSNINMVLAVALAAFVFVVGPTVFILNLLPTALGSYFADLNMMSARTGAEGDAVNTWLQSWTIFYWAWWVSWTPFVGMFIARISRGRTIRQFVAGVLVVPSLVSLVWFAIFGGSAIKVQQSGTDLAGQGGVEKQLFTLLDQYPIATIASVVVMILVAIFFVSGADAASIVMGSLSQKGTIHPSRGTVVFWGVATGAVAAVMLLVGGEDALTGLQTITIIAALPFLLVMVAMAVALLKDLRRDPKILRREYAAEAVDSAVVAGVTQHGDDFIISVEKDPNCKDRDGAQREEAG from the coding sequence ATGTCCACCTCAGAAGATGAGCTGACCGCCGCCATCGCCGATGGTCACGCGAACGCCACGAGCCCGATCCCGCACCCGGTGCTCGACGTGCCCGTCGAAGAGGCGCGCATCACCCGCTCCCGCGGCATCGACTGGGCCGTCTTCGGCGTCACCGCGGTGGTCGCGATCGCGTTCCTGGTGTGGGGATTCCTCAGCACCGACACGCTGGCCGACGCCTCGTCGGCCGCGCTCACGTGGGTGATGAACAACACCGGGTGGCTGTTCGTGCTCACCAGCACCGGCTTCGTGGTGTTCGTGCTCTACCTCGCACTCGGGCGCTACGGCACCATCCCGCTGGGCCGCGACGACGAGGAGCCCGAGTTCAACGGCATCTCCTGGGTGGCGATGATGTTCAGCGCCGGCATGGGCATCGGGCTGATGTTCTTCGGTGTCGCCGAACCGCTCACGCACTTCACCACCCCGCCGCCGGGCACCGGCGCGGAGGGCAACCCCGAGGCCGTGCAGAACGCGTTGGCCACCACGCTGTTCCACTGGACGCTGCACCCGTGGGCGATCTACGCCGTCGTCGGCCTCGCGATCGCCTACGGCGTGTACCGCAAGGGTCGGCTGCAGCTGATCAGTTCGGCCTTCGAGCCGCTGCTCGGGTCACGGGCCAACGGGTCGTGGGGCAAGGTCATCGACATGCTCGCGATCTTCGCGACGCTGTTCGGTTCGGCCGCGTCTCTCGGCTTGGGCGCCTTGCAGATTCGCAGCGGCCTGCAGATCGTCGCCGGCATCGGGGAGACCGGCAACGCGATCCTGATCATCATCATCACGGTGCTCACGGTGTGCTTCGTGCTGTCGGCGGTCTCGGGTGTGGCGCGCGGCATCCAGTGGCTGTCGAACATCAACATGGTGCTCGCGGTGGCGCTCGCCGCGTTCGTGTTCGTCGTCGGCCCCACCGTGTTCATCCTCAACCTGCTGCCGACCGCGCTGGGCAGCTACTTCGCGGACCTGAACATGATGTCGGCGCGCACCGGCGCCGAAGGCGACGCGGTCAACACCTGGCTGCAGTCCTGGACGATCTTCTACTGGGCGTGGTGGGTGTCGTGGACGCCGTTCGTCGGCATGTTCATCGCGCGGATCTCCCGCGGCCGCACCATCCGTCAGTTCGTCGCCGGGGTGCTGGTGGTGCCCAGCCTGGTCTCGCTGGTGTGGTTCGCGATCTTCGGTGGCTCGGCGATCAAGGTGCAGCAGAGCGGAACCGACCTGGCCGGTCAGGGCGGGGTGGAGAAGCAGCTGTTCACACTGCTCGACCAGTACCCGATCGCCACGATCGCCAGCGTGGTGGTGATGATCCTGGTCGCGATCTTCTTCGTCTCCGGGGCCGACGCCGCGTCGATCGTGATGGGCTCGCTGTCGCAGAAGGGCACGATCCATCCGAGCCGGGGCACCGTCGTGTTCTGGGGAGTGGCGACCGGAGCGGTCGCGGCGGTGATGCTGCTCGTCGGCGGCGAGGACGCGCTGACCGGGCTGCAGACCATCACGATCATCGCGGCGCTGCCGTTCCTGCTGGTGATGGTGGCGATGGCGGTGGCGCTGCTCAAGGACCTTCGCCGGGATCCGAAGATCCTGCGCCGTGAGTACGCCGCGGAGGCCGTCGACAGTGCGGTCGTCGCCGGGGTCACCCAGCACGGTGACGACTTCATCATCTCGGTCGAGAAGGACCCGAACTGCAAGGATCGCGATGGCGCACAGCGAGAAGAAGCCGGCTGA
- a CDS encoding ferredoxin reductase translates to MAKTTIKTTARVADTVKPVIAGAKERPGWHFLRTVAGRITTPLLPDDYLKLANPLWSARELRGRVLEVRRETVDSATLVIKPGWGFSFDYQAGQYIGIGLLVDGRWRWRSYSLTSSPVTSKGSRTITITVKAMPEGFLSTHLVGGVEPGTIVRLAAPQGNFVMPDPAPASVLFLTAGSGITPVMSMLRTLTRRGQLGDVVHVHSSPTESEVLFADELSQLAYRHEGYRLTVRATRTQGRLDLTRLDEVVPDWRDRQTWACGPEAMLEAAERTWAAAGIADRLHLERFAVARASHGSGGTVAFARAGKEVVVDGATSLMDAGEAAGIQMPFGCRMGICQSCVVGLLDGHVRDLRTGVEHEPGSRVQTCVSAASGDCVLDV, encoded by the coding sequence ATGGCCAAGACCACGATCAAGACCACCGCCCGAGTCGCCGACACCGTGAAGCCCGTCATCGCCGGCGCCAAGGAGCGGCCGGGCTGGCATTTCCTGCGCACCGTCGCGGGCCGCATCACCACGCCGCTTCTTCCGGACGACTATCTGAAGCTCGCCAACCCGCTGTGGTCGGCGCGCGAACTGCGCGGCCGTGTCCTCGAGGTGCGCCGCGAGACCGTCGACTCCGCCACGCTCGTCATCAAGCCCGGGTGGGGATTTTCCTTCGACTACCAGGCCGGGCAGTACATCGGGATCGGACTGCTGGTCGACGGACGCTGGCGCTGGCGTTCCTACTCCCTGACGAGCAGCCCCGTCACCAGCAAGGGGTCGCGGACCATCACGATCACCGTCAAGGCGATGCCCGAGGGCTTCCTGTCCACCCACCTGGTCGGTGGCGTGGAACCCGGCACCATCGTCAGGCTCGCGGCGCCGCAGGGCAATTTCGTGATGCCGGATCCCGCCCCGGCGTCAGTGCTGTTCCTCACCGCCGGCTCCGGCATCACCCCGGTGATGTCGATGCTGCGCACCCTGACCCGACGCGGTCAGCTCGGCGACGTCGTCCATGTGCACTCATCGCCCACCGAGTCGGAGGTGCTGTTCGCCGACGAACTCTCGCAGCTGGCCTACCGGCACGAGGGTTACCGGCTGACAGTGCGGGCAACCCGGACCCAGGGCCGCCTCGACCTGACCCGGCTCGACGAGGTGGTCCCGGACTGGCGGGACCGGCAGACCTGGGCCTGCGGGCCCGAGGCGATGCTGGAAGCGGCGGAGCGCACCTGGGCGGCGGCCGGTATCGCCGACCGGCTGCACCTCGAGCGGTTCGCCGTCGCGCGCGCCAGCCACGGCAGCGGCGGCACCGTCGCGTTCGCGCGGGCGGGCAAGGAGGTCGTCGTGGACGGCGCGACCTCGCTGATGGACGCCGGCGAGGCCGCCGGCATCCAGATGCCGTTCGGATGCCGGATGGGCATCTGTCAGTCCTGCGTCGTGGGGCTGCTCGACGGCCACGTCCGCGACCTGCGGACCGGCGTGGAGCACGAGCCGGGCAGCCGGGTGCAGACCTGCGTCTCGGCCGCGTCGGGCGATTGTGTGCTCGACGTCTAA
- a CDS encoding fatty acid desaturase family protein, producing MAITDVPEFAHLSDADIEGLARELDAIRHDIEDSRGARDARYIRRTIAAQRALEVTGRLLLAAGSKRAYWWAGATTLGVAKIIENMEIGHNVMHGQWDWMNDPEIHSSAWEWDMSGASKHWRFTHNFMHHKYTNILGMDDDVGYGVIRVTRDQRWTPMNLGNLFFNTLLCVAFEWGVGLQHLELGKIFKGRDDRKATMVRVKEFGVKAGHQVAKDYALWPALTSLSPKASFRSTLTANAVANVIRNVWANAVIFCGHFPDGAEKFTKTDMIGESKGQWYLRQMLGSANFDNGPVLRFMSGNLCHQIEHHLFPDLPSNRYYEISLRVREICDKYDLPYTTGSFLVQYGKSWRTIAKLSLPDRFLSDTADDAPETRSERMFVDLDPTERRGLKSAIAAVRARRRARKAAAQSVERLAA from the coding sequence ATGGCAATCACCGACGTACCCGAGTTCGCGCACCTGAGCGACGCGGACATCGAAGGGCTGGCGCGCGAACTCGACGCGATCCGCCACGACATCGAAGACTCCCGCGGGGCGCGCGACGCGCGCTACATCCGCCGCACCATCGCCGCACAGCGCGCGCTGGAGGTCACCGGCCGGCTGCTGCTGGCCGCCGGCTCCAAGCGCGCCTACTGGTGGGCAGGCGCCACCACGCTGGGCGTGGCCAAGATCATCGAGAACATGGAGATCGGCCACAACGTCATGCACGGCCAGTGGGATTGGATGAACGATCCCGAGATCCACTCCTCAGCCTGGGAATGGGACATGAGCGGCGCCTCCAAGCACTGGCGCTTCACCCACAACTTCATGCATCACAAGTACACGAACATCCTCGGCATGGACGACGACGTGGGCTACGGCGTCATCCGCGTCACCCGCGATCAGCGGTGGACGCCGATGAACCTGGGCAACCTGTTCTTCAACACCCTGCTGTGCGTGGCATTCGAGTGGGGCGTCGGGCTCCAGCATCTCGAGCTCGGCAAGATCTTCAAGGGCCGCGACGACCGCAAGGCGACGATGGTCCGCGTCAAGGAGTTCGGCGTCAAGGCCGGCCATCAGGTGGCCAAGGACTACGCGCTGTGGCCCGCGCTGACCTCTCTGTCCCCGAAGGCCTCGTTCCGGTCGACGCTCACGGCCAACGCGGTGGCCAACGTCATCCGCAACGTGTGGGCCAACGCGGTGATCTTCTGCGGCCACTTCCCCGACGGCGCAGAGAAATTCACCAAGACCGACATGATCGGCGAGAGCAAGGGCCAGTGGTACCTGCGGCAGATGCTGGGCAGCGCCAACTTCGACAACGGCCCGGTGCTGCGCTTCATGAGCGGCAACCTGTGCCACCAGATCGAGCACCATCTGTTCCCGGACCTGCCGAGCAACCGGTACTACGAGATCTCGCTGCGCGTGCGGGAGATCTGCGACAAGTACGACCTGCCCTACACCACGGGCTCGTTCCTGGTGCAATACGGCAAGTCGTGGCGCACGATCGCGAAACTGTCGCTGCCGGACCGCTTCTTGAGCGACACCGCCGACGACGCGCCCGAGACGCGCAGTGAGCGGATGTTCGTCGACCTGGATCCCACCGAGCGTCGCGGCTTGAAGTCCGCGATCGCCGCGGTGCGGGCGCGCCGACGGGCGCGCAAGGCCGCGGCGCAGAGCGTCGAGCGACTAGCCGCCTGA
- the aroA gene encoding 3-phosphoshikimate 1-carboxyvinyltransferase: protein MDPVSTWPAPSTATPVHATVTVPGSKSQTNRALVLAALAAPQGTSTVRGALRSRDTDLMIAALQTLGLDVAADDTDETALTISGALRPPTGARIDCGLAGTVLRFLPPVAALGTGTVTFDGDEQARARPIAPLLDGLRALGVGIDGDALPFDVRGEGAVRGGTVEIDASGSSQFVSGLLLSGAAFDDGLTIVHTGAEVPSAPHVAMTVAMLREAGVQVDDATANRWRVSPGPIAAHDWVIEPDLSNSVPFLAAAVVSGGSVRVTGWPDVSTQPAQAILSILQQFDSVVRRGDSYLEVQGTATYGGVDVDLRAVGELTPSVAALAALATPGSVSHLRGVAHLRGHETDRLAALSAEINRLGGQCEETDDGLTITAREMHDGRWQSYADHRMATAGAIIGLRVPGVEVEDIGTTAKTLPRFPQMWADMLAGQTDSQAGL, encoded by the coding sequence ATGGATCCTGTGAGCACCTGGCCGGCCCCGTCGACCGCAACCCCCGTCCATGCCACCGTCACGGTGCCCGGCTCGAAGTCGCAGACCAACCGCGCCCTCGTGCTGGCGGCCCTCGCGGCGCCGCAGGGCACCTCGACGGTGCGCGGCGCCCTGCGCAGCCGCGACACCGACCTGATGATCGCTGCGCTGCAGACCCTCGGCCTCGACGTCGCGGCCGACGACACCGACGAGACGGCACTGACCATCAGCGGCGCGCTGCGGCCGCCCACGGGCGCGCGGATCGACTGCGGTCTGGCGGGCACGGTGCTGCGGTTCCTGCCGCCGGTGGCGGCGCTCGGCACCGGGACCGTCACGTTCGACGGCGACGAGCAGGCGCGGGCACGGCCGATCGCTCCGCTGCTCGACGGGCTGCGCGCGCTCGGTGTCGGCATCGACGGCGACGCGCTGCCGTTCGACGTGCGCGGCGAGGGTGCCGTTCGGGGCGGCACCGTCGAGATCGACGCGTCGGGCTCGTCGCAGTTCGTTTCGGGGCTGCTGCTCTCCGGCGCCGCGTTCGACGACGGGCTGACGATCGTGCACACCGGCGCCGAGGTGCCGTCGGCGCCGCACGTGGCGATGACGGTGGCGATGCTGCGCGAAGCCGGTGTACAGGTCGACGACGCGACCGCCAACCGGTGGCGGGTCTCCCCCGGGCCGATCGCCGCCCACGACTGGGTGATCGAGCCCGACCTGTCGAACTCGGTGCCGTTCCTGGCCGCGGCCGTGGTCAGCGGGGGCAGCGTCCGCGTCACGGGCTGGCCGGATGTCAGCACCCAACCTGCGCAGGCGATCCTGTCGATCCTGCAGCAGTTCGACTCGGTGGTGCGCCGCGGCGACTCCTATCTCGAGGTGCAGGGCACCGCCACCTACGGCGGCGTCGACGTCGACCTGCGAGCCGTCGGCGAGCTGACCCCGTCGGTGGCCGCGCTGGCCGCGCTGGCCACGCCCGGGTCCGTGTCGCATCTGCGGGGGGTCGCGCACCTGCGCGGCCACGAAACCGACCGGTTGGCCGCGCTGAGCGCCGAGATCAACCGCCTCGGCGGGCAGTGCGAGGAGACCGACGACGGTTTGACGATCACCGCGCGCGAGATGCACGACGGCCGGTGGCAGTCCTACGCCGATCACCGCATGGCGACCGCGGGCGCGATCATCGGGCTTCGGGTGCCCGGCGTCGAGGTCGAGGACATCGGCACGACAGCCAAGACCCTGCCGCGGTTCCCGCAGATGTGGGCCGACATGCTGGCCGGTCAGACGGATTCCCAGGCCGGCCTTTGA
- the rsgA gene encoding ribosome small subunit-dependent GTPase A — translation MSPREYDETDVRVRPGRGSRPRTKTRPEHADARPAMVVTVDRGRWGCVLDRDPACRVTAMRARELGRTPIVVGDDVDVVGDLSGRPDTLARIVRRGERRTVLRRTADDTDPTERVVVANADQLLVVVALADPPPRTGLVERTLIAAYAGGLEPILCLTKTDLAPAEPFAAQFAGLDLTIVTAGRHDELSAVQRLLADKVTVLLGHSGVGKSTLVNRLVPEAERATGAVTDIGRGRHTSTQSVALPLAAGGWVIDTPGIRSFGLAHIAADDVVMAFSDLADAIEDCPRGCGHMGPPADPECALDALSGAAADRVAAARRLLAVLREAERDHS, via the coding sequence TTGAGTCCACGCGAGTACGACGAGACCGATGTCCGGGTGCGCCCGGGCCGCGGCTCGCGACCGCGGACCAAGACGCGCCCCGAGCACGCCGACGCGCGACCGGCGATGGTCGTCACCGTGGACCGGGGCCGGTGGGGGTGCGTGCTCGACCGGGACCCCGCCTGCCGGGTCACCGCGATGCGGGCGCGCGAACTCGGCCGCACCCCCATCGTCGTCGGCGACGACGTCGACGTCGTCGGCGACCTGTCCGGACGTCCCGACACCCTGGCGCGCATCGTGCGACGCGGGGAACGTCGAACCGTGTTGCGCCGCACCGCCGATGACACCGATCCCACCGAGCGGGTGGTGGTCGCCAACGCCGATCAGCTGCTGGTCGTGGTGGCACTGGCCGACCCGCCGCCGCGCACCGGGCTGGTGGAGCGCACGCTGATCGCGGCGTACGCCGGGGGTCTGGAGCCGATCCTGTGTCTCACCAAGACCGACCTCGCGCCGGCCGAGCCGTTCGCCGCGCAGTTCGCCGGCCTCGATCTGACGATCGTCACCGCCGGCCGGCACGATGAGCTCTCCGCAGTGCAGCGGTTGCTGGCCGACAAGGTGACCGTGCTGCTCGGCCATTCCGGAGTCGGAAAGTCGACCCTGGTGAATCGCCTCGTCCCGGAAGCGGAGCGGGCCACCGGCGCCGTCACCGACATCGGCCGGGGCCGGCACACGTCGACGCAGTCGGTGGCGCTACCGCTGGCCGCCGGGGGCTGGGTCATCGATACGCCGGGGATCCGCTCGTTCGGGCTGGCGCACATCGCCGCCGACGACGTGGTGATGGCGTTCTCTGATCTGGCCGACGCGATCGAGGACTGCCCGCGCGGGTGCGGTCACATGGGGCCGCCCGCCGATCCGGAGTGTGCGCTCGACGCGCTGTCCGGGGCGGCGGCCGACCGCGTCGCGGCTGCCCGTCGGCTGCTGGCAGTGCTCCGCGAGGCCGAGCGGGATCATTCCTGA